CCGGTCGAGGAGGGCCTCACGGGCGAGGCGGTAGTTCGAGTCGGGGTCGTCGTGCGGCACGCACCGCTCGTCGCCCCAGTAGAAGTCGACCTTCCACCAGTCGATGGCCGTCGCGCCGTCCGTCGCGAGGCGCTCGTAGCAGCGCCGAGCCGTCGTTCCGCCGGACAGCGCGATCGTGAACGGGTCGGACGGTCGGCTCTGAAAGGCGCGGACGACCCGGGCCGCAAAGGCACCGGGGACGTCGTCGGTGACCTCCACGTCACCCGGCAGTCCCATCGGCAGGTCCTTCAGGCCCCGCCGGCCTGGAGGCTGTTGGCCTTGGTGGTGAGGCTGGTCAGCAGCTCGTCGAACGACTTGCTGAACGAGGCGACGCCCTCGTCTTCGAGCGTGCGGGCGACGTCCTCGAGCTCCACGCCGACCGACGCGAGCTTGTCGAGGGCGGCACGGGCGTCGGCGGGATCCGCGTCGACGGTGCGGGCGAGCGCGCCGTGGTCCTCGAACGCGTCGATCGTGGCCTCGGGCAGCGTGTTCACCGTCTCCGGTCCGATCAGGCGGTCGACGTACATCGTGTCGGGGTACGAGGGGTTCTTCGTCGACGTCGATGCCCACAGCGGACGCTGCGGCTTGGCGCCTTTCGCCGCCAGCGCTTCCCAGCGGGGGCCGCTGAACTGCTCGGCAAAGAGCGCGTAGGCCGCTTGGGCGTTGGCGACCGCAGCGGTGCCCTTGAGCGCGAGCGCCCCGGGCGTGCCGATCTCGTCGAGTCGCCGATCCGTCTCCGTGTCCACCCGGCTGACGAAGAACGAGGCCACGCTCCGGACCCGTGACACGTCCTCGCCGGCCGCCACCCGAGCCTCCAGGGCGGAGAGGTACGCCTCGATCACCTCGGCGTACCGGCTCAAGCTGAACAGCAAGGTGATGTTGATGCTGCGGCCTTCTCGCAGCATCGCCTCGATGGCGGGGACGCCTTCGGCGGTGCCCGGGATCTTCACGTACAAGTTGGGCTCGTCGATCTGCTGGTGGAACGCGCGGGCGGCCTCGATCGTGGCGGGTGTGTCGCGGGCCAGGGACGGTGCGACTTCGATCGACACGAAGCCGTCGACGCCATCGCTGTCGTCGTACACGGGCCTCAGGAGCGACAGCGCGTCCTCGATGTCCTTCGTGACGAGTTGCCAGTACGCGTCCTCGATCGACATCCCGTCGCGGACCAGTGAGGTGAACTGCTGGTCGTACGCGTCACCACCTTCGATCGCCTTCTGGAAGATCGTGGGGTTCGACGTGATGCCGCGCACGCCGCCGTCGATCATCTGCTGGAGTTGACCTCCGGTGATCCAGCCCCGGCGAAGGTTGTCGAGCCAGGGGCTCTGGTCGAACTGTTCGTGGAGATCTTGCAGCCGGGTCATGGTACCTCCGTGGGCGATGCGATGGTCAGGGCGCGTCGGTGGCCAGGTCGCGCAGCAGCTCTCGGGACCGCGCCACGACGTTGTCGACGGTGAATCCGAACTCGGCCAGGGCGACGTCGCCGGGGGCCGAGGCGCCGAAGCGGTCGAGGGCTACGCACGCGTCGGCCCAGCGGTCCCAGCCGAAGCTGACGCCGGCCTCGACGGCGAGGATGGGGACGTGCGAGGGGATGACCTGCTCCTGGTACGCGTCGTCTTGCTCCTCGAACAGCTCCCAGCACGGCATCGACACGACCTGCACCCGCAACCCGTCGGCGGCGAGTCGTTGCGATGCGTCGACGCAGAGCTGGACTTCCGAGCCGGTCCCGATCAGCACCAGATCAGCTTGCTCGCGATCCGGGCCGTGGGTGGCGAGGACGTACGCGCCGCGCCGCAGGCCGCCGTTGCCGGCGGTGCCGTCGAGGACCGGCACACCTTGGCGGCTGAGGACGAGGGCGGTCGGGCCGTCGTGCTCCACCGCGATGCGCCAAGCGACGGCCGTCTCGTTCGCGTCGGCCGGACGGATCACCCGCAAACCGGGCATGGCACGCATCGACGCAAGATGCTCCACGGGCTGGTGCGTGGGGCCGTCCTCGCCGACGCCAACCGAGTCGTGGGACCAGGAGTAGACGACATGTTCCTGGCTGAGCGCGGCGAGTCGCACCGCGGGGCGCATGTAGTCGCTGAACACGAAGAAGGTGCCGCCGACCGGGAGCACGCCTCCGTGGGCGGCCAGGCCGTTCATGACGCCGCCCATCGCGTGTTCCCGAATGCCGTAGTGCACCTGGCGGCCGCCAGGCGTCTCGGCGGACTGGGCGGTCCCGTCGCTCAGCTTCACGCCGGTGTTGCCGGTGAGGTCGGCCGCGCCCACCACCAGACCTGGCACGACGTCGGTGAGCGCGTTGAGCACGTCGCCGCTGGCCGCGCGCGTGGCGATCTGCTTGCCGGCCTCGAAGGTGGGCAGCTTCGCTTCCCAGCCCTGCACGCCGCTGCCCGCCCACGCAGCGTCCCAGACCTGGCGGTCGCCCGACCAGGAGGCGAGGCGCCGCTCCCAGGCCTCACGTGTGGAGGCACCGCGCGAGCCGGCGCCACGGTAGAAGTCGAGCACGTCGTCGGGCACGTAGAAGGTGGCGTCCGGGGGCAGCCCCATGACCTCCTTCGTGTGGCGGATCGATTCCGCGTCGAACGGGTTGCCGTGCGCTCTGGGGTCGTCGGTGAACTTCGGCGACGGGTACGCGATGTGGCTGCGCACCACGATGAGCGACGGCTTGTCCTCGACGCCTTTGGCACGCTCGAGGGCGGCCTGGAGCACGTCGAGGTCGTTGGCGGCCTCACCTACGAAGTCGACGTCCCAGCCGTACGCTTCGAAGCGCCGCACGGGATCGTCGGAGAGCGCGAGCTCGGTGGGCCCGTCGATCGTCACGTGATTGTCGTCGTAGACATAGACGAGTCGGCCGAGGCCCAAGTGGCCCGCCAGCGAAGCCGCCTCGTGGCTGATGCCTTCCTCCAGGCAGCCGTCGCCGCAGATCACGAACGTGTGGTGGTCGACGAGCTCCGGACCGAACCGCGCTCTGAGGACCCGCTCGGCGAGGCCCAGACCGACACCGTTGGCCACGCCTTGGCCGAGCGGGCCGGTGGTGACCTCGACGCCCTTGGTGTGGCGGGCTTCGGGGTGCCCCGGTGTGAGCGATCCCCACTGGCGGAACTGGCGCAGGTCATCGAGGGTGAGCCCGAACCCGGTGAGGTGGAGCATGGAGTACAGCAGGATCGACGCGTGCCCGTTGGACAGGACGAACCGGTCGCGGTTGGGCCAGTCGGGGTGTGCGGCGTCGTAGTTCATGACGCGGGTCCACAGCACGTGCGCCAGCGGCGCGAGCGCCATCGCCGTCCCCTGATGACCGGACTTGGCCTTCTCGGGTGCGTCCATGGCCAGCCCGCGGATCACGTTGATGGCCCGCTGCTCGAGGTCGGGGTCGGTCATGTGGGCAGTGCTCCTGCGCGTGGGCGACGCGGCCACACTAGTGGGGCCTTTCACGGGCCCGGTCGCCCGCGTGGCCGGCCGACCTGCACGGATCGACCCGCCGGCTGGTCAGCTCGCGGGTGGCAACAAGGTGAACGGCACCACGGTGGTGGGGCCGCGGTCGACCGTGCAATGCGCCTCCACCGTGCCGTACTCGTCGAACTCCATCTCGCCCCGGACCAGCCGGTAGGAGAACTTGCCGGGTTCCACCTGCAACGGCTGCACGTTGCGGGCGATCTGCTCGTCGCCCCGGCGGTACACGACTTCGAGCGCCCCGTTGCCCGACTCCGTCGGCGCGCAGCGGACGAGCACGACGAGGTGTGGCTCGATGGTCACGGGCACCGGCTGCGGCGCTGCCGCCGAGAAGTGCACCCCGGTCAGGTCGATGCGGGTGGACGGCCCGGCGACCTGCCGAACGTCGATCCCCTCGATGAAGACGGCAGCCACGATGTCCATGCTCAGTAGGGTAGGCAGCCGTGCCAGATCCAGTTGACGTCGCCGACGCGCCCCCATCCACGCGGACCTTGTCCGAGGCCGCGTCGAAATCGCTGCTCGCCGAACATGGCGTGGCCGTCTTGGAGGAGCGCCTGGTCCACACCGCCGAGGAGGCCGCGGCCGCGGCGCCAGAGGTCGGGATGCCGGTCGTGTTGAAGCTGTGCGGTGACGGGATCGCCCACAAGACCGAGCGCGGCCTGGTGCGCCTCCGCCTCGGCGAGGTCGACGCCGTCCGCGTGGCGGCCGCGGAGCTGCTGGCTGCCGCGCGCCCCGACGATGGCGAGGTCGGCGTGTTGGTGGCCCCCATGGTCTCTGGGAACCGGGAGCTGATCGCGGGGCTCGCCCGTGACCCGCAGTTCGGCCCGACGGTGCTGCTCGGGGTCGGGGGCATCTTCGCCGAGGCGCTTGCCGACGTCGTACTCCGGCTCGTGCCGCTCCACGCCGTCGACGCCGAAGAGATGATCGACGACTTGGCCACCCAGCGGCTGCTCGGACCCTTCCGCGGCGAACCTGCGGTCGATCGGTCAGCAGTCGTCGACGTCCTCGTGGGGCTCTCGAAGTTGGCGGAGGCCCGGCCCGACGTCGTGTCGGTCGACGTGAATCCGCTGATCGTCGTCGACGGCCGTCCCGTCGCGGTCGACGCCCTGGTGGAGGTGGCGTCGTGACCGAACGACCGATCGGCAAGGCCCACTTCCAAGCGCTGTTCGACCCGCGCGGCGTGGTGGTGGCGGGTGCGTCGACGCACCCGGGCAAGTTCGGCTTCGTGGCGCTCCACAACATCCTCGCTTGTGGCTACCGCGGCGACGTCTACGCCACGAACCGTGAGGGGGTCGACGTGCTCGGCCGCCCGACGTTGGCGTCGATCGACGAGCTGCCCGAGGGGCGGGTCGATCTCGTCTTCTTGTGCACGCCGGCGCCGGCGAACCCCGACATCCTCCGCTCGTGTGCCCGCAAGGGGATCCGAGCGGCGTTCGTCGCGTCGGCCGGCTACGGCGAGGCGGGTGCCGATGGTCGTCGCGCCGAGGCCGACCTGGTGGCGTTGGCCAAGGAGCTCGGCATGGTCGTGGTCGGCCCGAACGGTCAAGGGCTGGTCTCGACGCCGTCGTCGCTGTGTGCGCAGATCGTGGCGCCGTACCCGCCGACGGGCCACATCGGGATCGCCAGCCAGTCGGGCAACTTCGTGTCGTCGTTCATGAACTACGCGCGGCAGTCCGGGGTCGGGGTGAGTCGTGCGGTCAGCGCGGGCAACGCGGCGATGCTCGGCGTGCCGGACTTCCTCGACTACTTCGCTTCCGACGAGGCGACCTCGGTGGGCCTGGCCTACGTCGAGGGCGTGACCGACGGTCGGGCCCTGTACGAACGTCTGCACCGCGTCGCAGCCACGATGCCGCTGGTGCTGGTCAAGGGGGGCGCGACCTCAGGCGGGGCGCGGGCTGCCGCTTCCCACACCGGGTCGCTGGCGACCGACGACCGGGTCTTTGACGGCATGTGTCGCCAAGCGGGCGTCACTCGTGCCGCCTCCATCGAGGAGGCGTACGAGGCTGCGGCGACGTTTGCGACCCAGCCGCTGCCGAGCGGGCCGAGGGTTGCAGTGGTCAGCACTGCCGGCGGGTGGGGCGTGGTCACCGCCGATGCCATCGCGGGATCGCCATTGCAGCTCGCGCCGCTGCCCGACGATCTGCGCGACCGACTCGACGGGGAGCTGCCACCTCGTTGGAGCCGGAACAACCCGATCGACCTGGCCGGCGGCGAGACCCGCGACACCATCCCGACCGTGTTGGAGATGGTGGCCTCGCATCGCGAGATCGACTCGGTGGTGCTGCTCGGCATGGGCATCCAGGCCAACCAGGGACGCCTTGAACGGGAGGGGCCGTTCTATCCCGACTACGGGTTGGAGCGGATCGTGGCGTACCACGAGCGCCAAGACGGGCGCTTCGCGACCACCGCGGCGGAGGTTTCCGACGCCACGGGCAAACCCGTCCTGCTCGCCACCGAGCTGGCGGTCGGCGATCCCGACAACGCCGCGGTGGCACAGACCCGCAAAGCCGGTCGGCTCGCATACCCGTCATCGAACCGCGCGGTGACCGCGCTCGGCCACCTGTGGCGCCGGGCCGCCTGGCTGCGGCGGCGCGGACTGGCCTGAGCTCCGCCGCGTCATGCGCCGCTTCCTGCTGCCGTTGCTGTTCCTCATGGCCCTGGTCGCGTGCGGAGTGGGCGGCGTCACCACGATGGGGCTGCGGGCATCGGGGGCCACCACCGGCGGCGGAACGCTGTCGACGCCCGTCTTGTCCGCCCGCCGCACTCCGGGTTTGGTCGAGTCGATGGCCGCAGACGGGGCGTTGCGCACGCAACTCGACCAAGTCGTCGCCCGCTCCCAACCTGCCACCTGCCTGGTCGTGAAGGCCGGTGACCGGGTCGTGTACTCGCACGCGGGCGACGCGGCACTGCTTCCGGCCTCGAACGAGAAGCTGCTCACGGCCACCGCCGTGCTCGACCGGATCGGCCCCACCACGCGGCTGCGCACGCAAGTGCTGTCGACGGCACGGCCTGACGCTGCCGGTGTCGTGCACGGCGACCTGTACCTCGTGGGTGGCGGTGACCCCTTGCTGACCACCGACCCGTACCGGGAACGCCTCGTCGACCCCACGCTCGCCACGCGCCTGGAGCAGCTCGCCGACTCGCTGGTGGCCGCAGGCATCCACCGGGTGGAGGGACGGGTCGTGGGCGACGATCACCGTTACGACGAGCTGCGCGCGGTGCCCACTTGGCAGCCGAACTACCTCACCGAGCATCAGAGCGGCCCCCTGTCCGCGCTCACGGTGAACGACGGCTGGGCCACCTTTCCGAGCAAGGCCGACCCTGATGAGCGGTTGGCTGCGGCACCGGACCCGGCCCGCAGCGCAGCCGACGCCCTCATCTTGTTGCTCGGCCAGCGCGGTGTCGCCGTCACGGGCGGGTCGGCGTCGGGGCTGCACCCCGCGGGCGCGACCGAAGTGGCCCACCTCGATTCCGTGCCGATCACCACCATGTTGCGCGAGATGCTCAGCGAGAGCGACAACCAGACCGCGGAGCTCCTGCTCAAAGAAGTCGGGGTGCGCAGCGGCGGCGGCGGCACCACGCAGGCCGGGCTCGCCGCGCTCCGCGCGGACCTCACGAGCCGGGGCATCCCACTCACCGGCACGGTGCAAGTCGACGGGTCGGGGCTCGACCGGGGCAACCGCGTGACCTGCAACACATTGGTCGCCCTGCTCCAAGAAGAAGGGGCGATGTCGCAGCTGTCTGCAGGGCTGGCGGTGGCCGGCAGGTCCGGCACCCTCGCCGGCCGGTGGCGCGGCACCCCCGTCGCTGACCGTCTGCGCGCCAAGACCGGGACGCTCGACGACGTGAGCTCCCTCACCGGGTTCGTGAACACCGTGCCAGGGTCGTTGCTGACGTTCTCGTACCTCACCAACGGCAAGCCCAAGACGCCGACGCAAGCGGCGGCCGAGCAGGACCTCGGCCTCGACCTGGTCGGTTACCCGGCCGGGGTGACCTTGGCGAAGATCGGCCCGGGTCCGGTCCGGTGACCACCGAGCGCCTGGCGATGTTCCCCTTGGGGACCGTGCTGTTCCCAGGTGAGGCCATCCCGTTGCAGGTGTTCGAGCCGCGTTACCAGGTGCTCGTGGCTCGCTGCTTGGAAGGCCGGCCCGAGTTCGGGATCGCGCTCATCGAACGAGGCAGCGAAGTCGGCGGCGGTGAGACCCGCACGGCGGCCGGGACCATCGCGAGGATCGTCGAAGCGAGGGAGCTGGGAGGGGGCCGATGGTTCCTGCTCGTGGTGGGCGATCGGCGCATCCGTGTGGAGCGCTGGCTCGACGATGACCCGCACCCGTGGGCTGAGGTCGCGGAGTGGCCGGACCCGACCCCCGGGCCGGGGGTGGAGGGGCTGCTCCGGTCGACCACCACCGCGGTTCGCCGAGTGCTGGCGATGGCGACCGAGCTCGGGCAGGCCGTGCGGTCGACGACGTTCGAGGTCCCCGACGATCCGGGACCGGCATCGCACCGACTGGCGAGCGTGGCCCCGCTCGGGCCGTTCGACCGCCAGCGGCTCCTCGAGGCGCCGTCGGTCGAACACCGCCTTCACGAGGTCACGGTGGCGTGCGACGAGCTGCGCACCACCCTCGATCAGGCCTTCCGCAGCTGACCGACCACCCAGAAGGGGTCCACGATGCTTGCGCGTGCCGGCCATGGCCAGTAGCAAAGGACCCCATCGGGCCGGACCGAGATGCCGACGAAAGGACGCGGCGTGGCCGCAGAACGACCGCCGAAGAACGCGACGGCCGCCCAAGGCGAGCCCAAGAGCGTTCCTGATGTCGCCAAAGAGCTCTGGCAGCTGCTGATCGACTACGGCAAGCAGGAGACCGTCGATCCGCTCAAGCGTCTCGGCAAGTTCGTCGCGTTCGGCGTGCCGGCCATGCTCTGCTTGGGGATCGGCGTGATCCTCCTGCTGATCGGTGGCCTCCGGGTGCTGCAGACAGAGACCGGCTCGCATTTCACGGGTCACCTGTCCTGGCTGCCGTACGTGATCACCCTGGCGGTGGCTGGATTGCTGGCCGCCCTGGCGGTGATGGCCATCGCCCGCCAGCCCAAGGAGCGGAGGAACCGGTCGTGAAGGGATCCACCAACAAGAGCGAACCATCCGTCGCGCCGGTGACGACCCCACGACGGATCGAGCCACGCGACATCGAGGCGAAGTTCAACGAGCTGCGCGGCGAGGTCGACCAGACCACCGAGGCAGCCAAGGGAACGATCGTGGCGGTGGGCGCGGCCCTGGCCGTCGGCGTGGTGCTCGTCGCGTTCGTGTTCGGCCGCAAGCGCGGCAAGAAGCGCACGACGATCGTCGAGATCCGCCGGGTCTGACCAACCAAGATGGCCAGCTCCACGGGTCTGTCCCGCAAAGCCCGCCTCGTCGCGATCGGCCGGCGCAACGTCATGCGCCGCGCCCGCCAACAAGGCGGCTTTTGGACCTTCGCTGCCATTGGCTGGTACGGCGCCCGCACCTTGTCGCGCTTGGCCAAGCGCAACGAGGAGGTCGTCTACAGCGAGGCGCTGCGCCCCGGTGAAGCGGTGACGATCCGCCACACCACCGAATCGCGTCGTGACTTCGCCCGTCGCCAGGCGGCGGCCAAGGCCGGCGCCAAAGCCGCCAAGGCAAAGGGCCCGGAGTCGTCGAAGCGCCAGGCACGTCGCGCCGCGAAGGCGGCCGCCGGCTGACGACGCCCGAAACCGGCGGGGCGCCGGAGTGGCCACGCGCCTGGGCCATCATGGAGGCGTGAAGGTCGTCCTGCGCAACCCCCGGCGCGAGCTCGAAGTAGAAGGACCGGTGTCGGTCACGTCGCTGCTCGGCCGCCTCGAGCTGCACCGCGATGCGGTGCTCGTCATCCGCGATGGTGTGCTCGTGCCCGGCGACGCACAGCTGCCCGACGAGGGCACGGTCGAGATCCGCCCGGTGATCTCCGGGGGAGCGGGGGGCCAGGTCCGGTGAAGTGCCGTGTGTGTCGTGGGCCTGCCTTGATCGACGTGCGGCGGGCCAACGCGAACTTCTGCGGTGACCACTTCGTCGACTTCGCGCGACGCCAGGTCGGGCGGACCATCGAAGACTTCGAGATGCTCCGACCGGGGGAGCGGGTGCTGGTGGCGGTCTCCGGCGGCAAGGACTCGCTCGCGCTGTGGGACCTGCTCCTCGACCTCGGCTACGACGCGGTCGGCTTGTACCTCGGGCTGGGCATCGGCGACTACAGCGACGAATCCGGCCGCTACGCCCGCGCCTTCGCGGCGAGCCGCGGGGTGGACCTGAGAGAGGTCGACCTCCGGGCCGACCATGGCTACGACGTCCCCACGGCTGCAGCCGCCACGCGCCGCGTGCCCTGTTCGGCTTGTGGCTTGTCGAAGCGTCACTTGTTCGACCGCGCGGCGCTCGACGGCGGGTTCGAGGCGGTGGCAACGGGTCACAACCTCGACGATGAGGCGGCGGTGCTGTTCGGCAACACACTGCGGTGGGACACCGAGTATCTCGGTCGCCAGCTCCCGAAGCTGCCCGCCGGCCCGGGCCATCCCGCCAAAGTCAAGCCGCTCGTTCGCTTGGGCGAGCGCGAGACCGCCGCGTACTGCGTGATCCGCGGGATCGACTACCAGGTCGAGGAATGCCCGATGGCGGCAGGCAATCGCCACCTCCGCTACAAGGAGGCGTTGAACACGGTGGAGGCGGCGTCGCCCGGCACGAAGCACGCGTTCTACTTCAACTTTCTCGCACGTGCGGTCAAACGGTTTCGCGTCGACACGGCAGCGGAGTTGGGCACGGTCGAGCGTTGCGGTCGTTGCGGTGGGCCCACGACGGGCACGATCTGCGCCTTCTGCCGGCTGGTGGAGACCGCGTCCGCGGCCGAGCCGGTTCGCCTCACGACGAAGCAGAAGGGGAGCACGCGATGACCTCGGACCAGACGGCGGGCGACGAGCCGGCGGAACCGAGCAGTCCGGGTCGCGCCGTGCGCCCGCTCGGCGTCGGCGACAAGGTGCTGCTGATCGACGACAAGCGCCGTCGTTACCTGATCACGCTCGCGGAGGGCGGTGAGTTCCACTCCCACGCCGGCTACCTGGCGCATGAGGAGCTGATCGGGCGCGACGAAGGCATCACCGTGCGCTCCACGCGGGGCGCACGCTTCGTCGTCTTCCGTCCCACGCTCGACGACTTCGTGCTCAAGATGCCCCGCGGCGCCCAGGTGATCTATCCGAAGGATCTCGGACCGATCTTGATGCTCGCCGACATCTCGCCGGGTGTCCGGGTGCTCGAGTCCGGGGTGGGATCCGGCGCGCTGTCGATGGCCATGCTGCGCGCCGGCGCCGTCGTCACCGGCTACGAGCTGCGCGACGACTTCGCCAACCGGGCACGCACCAACGTGCAGGGCTTCCTCGGCGACGATGCGATGTCGCGCTACTCGGTCGAGACGCGCGACTGCTACGAGGGCATCGACGAGACCGATCTCGATCGGGTGGTGCTCGACCTGCCCGAGCCGTGGCAGGTCGTGAAGCACGCGGAGCGCGCGCTGCGACCCGGCGGCATCCTCGTCGCCTACACCCCGTCGATCATTCAGGTGTCCCAGCTGCGCGACGGCCTGGCCGGGGCCGGCTTCGCGCTCGCCGGGACCCTCGAAGTCCTCCACCGCACCTGGCACGTCGAAGGTCATGCGGTTCGGCCCGACCACCGGATGGTCGCCCACACCGGGTTCTTGACCCATGCCCGAAGAGTGACGACCTGACTGAGTACTTTCACCGCCGGTGAGCTCGCTCGACGTGATCCTCGTCGCCGCGGCTGCCGCGGCGGCAACGGGCGGCTACCGGCTCGGCCTGTTGATGCGCGCCACGTCGTGGCTCGGTCTCCTCATAGGTGTCTTCATCGTCTCGCGGTTCTTGCCGTTCACGCTGCGCGAGCTGCGCACCGACCTCCAACCCGACGCCCTGCTCCTCGTGGCGGTCGGCATCCTCGCCTTTGGCGGGTTGGTGGGCCAAGCGCTCGGCTTGGTGGTCGGACAGCGCCTGCACCTCGCCATCCGCACGCGCCGGCTCCGACGGATCGACCACGTGCTGGGCGCGGTCGGCGGTGTGCTCGGCGTGCTGCTGGCGATCTGGGTGCTGGCCCCCGCCATGGCCTCGATCCCGGGCTGGAGTGCCCGCGAGACGCGCAACTCGGCGATCGTGCGGGAAGTCCACCGCTTCCTCCCGCAGTCACCCGACACCGCGCGCTCGATGCGGCGCCTCCTCGGCGCCGGCTACCCCGACGTGTTCGACGCGCTGCGTCCCGCCCCGCGCGTGGGCCCTGCGCCATCGGCGAGCGGTCTCACCGAGACGCAGGCCGATCGGATCGCGGCGTCGACGGTCAAGGTGCTGGGGCCGGCGTGTGGCCTGGAGCAGGAGGGGAGTGGGTTCGTGGTCGCCCCGGACATCGTGGCCACCAACGCCCACGTCGTGGCCGGCGAGAACCGCACGTACGTGTTGCGCGACAACGGCGAGGAACTGCGTGCCGTGCCGGTGGCCTTTGACCCGAAACGAGATCTCGCCTTGCTGCGTGTCGAGGGGCTCGACCAGCCTGCGCTGCCCCTGCTCGACTCCCAAGAGGGCATGACGGGCGGGGTGTTCGGCCATCCTCACGGCGGGCCGCTCACGATCTCGCCGTTCCGCGTCGATCAGGTCACCACGGTCTCCGGCTCTGACATCTACAGCCAGGGACGCACGACGAGACGGGTCCTGTACCTCGCCAGCGAGCTCGCGCCGGGCGACTCGGGTGCCGCGCTGGTGACCCCGGCGGGTCAGGT
The sequence above is a segment of the Acidimicrobiales bacterium genome. Coding sequences within it:
- a CDS encoding thiamine biosynthesis protein ThiS, with the protein product MKVVLRNPRRELEVEGPVSVTSLLGRLELHRDAVLVIRDGVLVPGDAQLPDEGTVEIRPVISGGAGGQVR
- the tkt gene encoding transketolase, whose translation is MTDPDLEQRAINVIRGLAMDAPEKAKSGHQGTAMALAPLAHVLWTRVMNYDAAHPDWPNRDRFVLSNGHASILLYSMLHLTGFGLTLDDLRQFRQWGSLTPGHPEARHTKGVEVTTGPLGQGVANGVGLGLAERVLRARFGPELVDHHTFVICGDGCLEEGISHEAASLAGHLGLGRLVYVYDDNHVTIDGPTELALSDDPVRRFEAYGWDVDFVGEAANDLDVLQAALERAKGVEDKPSLIVVRSHIAYPSPKFTDDPRAHGNPFDAESIRHTKEVMGLPPDATFYVPDDVLDFYRGAGSRGASTREAWERRLASWSGDRQVWDAAWAGSGVQGWEAKLPTFEAGKQIATRAASGDVLNALTDVVPGLVVGAADLTGNTGVKLSDGTAQSAETPGGRQVHYGIREHAMGGVMNGLAAHGGVLPVGGTFFVFSDYMRPAVRLAALSQEHVVYSWSHDSVGVGEDGPTHQPVEHLASMRAMPGLRVIRPADANETAVAWRIAVEHDGPTALVLSRQGVPVLDGTAGNGGLRRGAYVLATHGPDREQADLVLIGTGSEVQLCVDASQRLAADGLRVQVVSMPCWELFEEQDDAYQEQVIPSHVPILAVEAGVSFGWDRWADACVALDRFGASAPGDVALAEFGFTVDNVVARSRELLRDLATDAP
- a CDS encoding tRNA (adenine-N1)-methyltransferase produces the protein MTSDQTAGDEPAEPSSPGRAVRPLGVGDKVLLIDDKRRRYLITLAEGGEFHSHAGYLAHEELIGRDEGITVRSTRGARFVVFRPTLDDFVLKMPRGAQVIYPKDLGPILMLADISPGVRVLESGVGSGALSMAMLRAGAVVTGYELRDDFANRARTNVQGFLGDDAMSRYSVETRDCYEGIDETDLDRVVLDLPEPWQVVKHAERALRPGGILVAYTPSIIQVSQLRDGLAGAGFALAGTLEVLHRTWHVEGHAVRPDHRMVAHTGFLTHARRVTT
- a CDS encoding LON peptidase substrate-binding domain-containing protein, translated to MTTERLAMFPLGTVLFPGEAIPLQVFEPRYQVLVARCLEGRPEFGIALIERGSEVGGGETRTAAGTIARIVEARELGGGRWFLLVVGDRRIRVERWLDDDPHPWAEVAEWPDPTPGPGVEGLLRSTTTAVRRVLAMATELGQAVRSTTFEVPDDPGPASHRLASVAPLGPFDRQRLLEAPSVEHRLHEVTVACDELRTTLDQAFRS
- a CDS encoding acetate--CoA ligase family protein, yielding MPDPVDVADAPPSTRTLSEAASKSLLAEHGVAVLEERLVHTAEEAAAAAPEVGMPVVLKLCGDGIAHKTERGLVRLRLGEVDAVRVAAAELLAAARPDDGEVGVLVAPMVSGNRELIAGLARDPQFGPTVLLGVGGIFAEALADVVLRLVPLHAVDAEEMIDDLATQRLLGPFRGEPAVDRSAVVDVLVGLSKLAEARPDVVSVDVNPLIVVDGRPVAVDALVEVAS
- the tal gene encoding transaldolase; the encoded protein is MTRLQDLHEQFDQSPWLDNLRRGWITGGQLQQMIDGGVRGITSNPTIFQKAIEGGDAYDQQFTSLVRDGMSIEDAYWQLVTKDIEDALSLLRPVYDDSDGVDGFVSIEVAPSLARDTPATIEAARAFHQQIDEPNLYVKIPGTAEGVPAIEAMLREGRSINITLLFSLSRYAEVIEAYLSALEARVAAGEDVSRVRSVASFFVSRVDTETDRRLDEIGTPGALALKGTAAVANAQAAYALFAEQFSGPRWEALAAKGAKPQRPLWASTSTKNPSYPDTMYVDRLIGPETVNTLPEATIDAFEDHGALARTVDADPADARAALDKLASVGVELEDVARTLEDEGVASFSKSFDELLTSLTTKANSLQAGGA
- the dacB gene encoding D-alanyl-D-alanine carboxypeptidase/D-alanyl-D-alanine-endopeptidase translates to MRRFLLPLLFLMALVACGVGGVTTMGLRASGATTGGGTLSTPVLSARRTPGLVESMAADGALRTQLDQVVARSQPATCLVVKAGDRVVYSHAGDAALLPASNEKLLTATAVLDRIGPTTRLRTQVLSTARPDAAGVVHGDLYLVGGGDPLLTTDPYRERLVDPTLATRLEQLADSLVAAGIHRVEGRVVGDDHRYDELRAVPTWQPNYLTEHQSGPLSALTVNDGWATFPSKADPDERLAAAPDPARSAADALILLLGQRGVAVTGGSASGLHPAGATEVAHLDSVPITTMLREMLSESDNQTAELLLKEVGVRSGGGGTTQAGLAALRADLTSRGIPLTGTVQVDGSGLDRGNRVTCNTLVALLQEEGAMSQLSAGLAVAGRSGTLAGRWRGTPVADRLRAKTGTLDDVSSLTGFVNTVPGSLLTFSYLTNGKPKTPTQAAAEQDLGLDLVGYPAGVTLAKIGPGPVR
- a CDS encoding tRNA(Ile)-lysidine synthetase encodes the protein MRRANANFCGDHFVDFARRQVGRTIEDFEMLRPGERVLVAVSGGKDSLALWDLLLDLGYDAVGLYLGLGIGDYSDESGRYARAFAASRGVDLREVDLRADHGYDVPTAAAATRRVPCSACGLSKRHLFDRAALDGGFEAVATGHNLDDEAAVLFGNTLRWDTEYLGRQLPKLPAGPGHPAKVKPLVRLGERETAAYCVIRGIDYQVEECPMAAGNRHLRYKEALNTVEAASPGTKHAFYFNFLARAVKRFRVDTAAELGTVERCGRCGGPTTGTICAFCRLVETASAAEPVRLTTKQKGSTR
- a CDS encoding CoA-binding protein; protein product: MTERPIGKAHFQALFDPRGVVVAGASTHPGKFGFVALHNILACGYRGDVYATNREGVDVLGRPTLASIDELPEGRVDLVFLCTPAPANPDILRSCARKGIRAAFVASAGYGEAGADGRRAEADLVALAKELGMVVVGPNGQGLVSTPSSLCAQIVAPYPPTGHIGIASQSGNFVSSFMNYARQSGVGVSRAVSAGNAAMLGVPDFLDYFASDEATSVGLAYVEGVTDGRALYERLHRVAATMPLVLVKGGATSGGARAAASHTGSLATDDRVFDGMCRQAGVTRAASIEEAYEAAATFATQPLPSGPRVAVVSTAGGWGVVTADAIAGSPLQLAPLPDDLRDRLDGELPPRWSRNNPIDLAGGETRDTIPTVLEMVASHREIDSVVLLGMGIQANQGRLEREGPFYPDYGLERIVAYHERQDGRFATTAAEVSDATGKPVLLATELAVGDPDNAAVAQTRKAGRLAYPSSNRAVTALGHLWRRAAWLRRRGLA